From one Humulus lupulus chromosome 8, drHumLupu1.1, whole genome shotgun sequence genomic stretch:
- the LOC133796865 gene encoding uncharacterized protein LOC133796865 isoform X2, with amino-acid sequence MAAVVQEENSEEKSVPSPLQKPALTPKPCSTDPPNSKDFITSVASNIASQPLQNYDPHVWGVLTAISSNARKRNQQGINMILTADEHCIGRLVDDTRFQIDSNAVSAKHCKIYRKKFGIEEDKQTSVCKTAVFLKDTSTNGTYINWNKLQKKGPEAEVHHGDIISFAAPPQHEVAFTFVYREVLVFSARTDGAVLKRKAGEFVTENKRLKGIGIGAAEGPISLDDFRSLQRSNTELRKQLENQVITIDKLHNENREVIERHENEMKEMKESISKSYADQLKELRQMLEVKQNEMADVNRISAEQKHAIEDLNERLSASEQSCNEANEIMNSQKASIAELKEQLDEEREQRREERENAATDLKAAVQRALSEAQEELKRSSDTALRREREQQEVINKLQESERERCLLVETLRSKLEDIRQKLVISDTKVRQLETQVHEVQLTSESGKKRVEELELETKRLGNELESEKAAREEAWAKVSALELEINSAMRDLNFERRRLKAARERIMLRETQLRAFYSTTEEISGLFAKQQEQLKAMQRTLEDEENYDNTSIDIDLNMPVGDISGNRDIEATKYPTSRTAKVGSATSARRFDKIQVETSSDEASITEKHDCDVGSQDGHQNTEEPEFTSATNHGVKGGFGSDIDGVGTAPVEGYAIGTEQVPETESPGINDDQVIDLNKSGTLHGDTMQLDEAQEADEQGQMNCQETLPRSQSNSPMENQKVIEMEDTEAGGTIRTADLLTSEVAGSWACSTAPSVHGDNESQGRNNNDNNDGGGTVLHDSNLQVAESQTNPSPEAIAVRRNHERQALREMIGIVAPDLKERFGGRMSEDDNLKKGDQCSASDSDTESCTDSDVKSKVDTKGGLVSDSETEGSDQADENKKNDDPMDEDDEATQEESLG; translated from the exons ATGGCTGCCGTGGTTCAGGAGGAGAACTCAGAAGAGAAATCGGTCCCTTCACCTCTTCAAAAGCCCGCCTTAACTCCAAAACCTTGCTCAACTGATCCCCCAAACTCCAAGGATTTCATAACTTCTGTTGCCTCCAACATAGCATCTCAGCCTCTCCAGAACTACGATCCTCACGTATGGGGCGTCTTAACGGCCATTTCCAGCAATGCCCGCAAACGCAACCAG cagggcataaatatgattttgACTGCTGATGAGCATTGCATTGGTAGACTGGTAGACGATACTCGATTTCAGATCGATTCGAATGCGGTTAGTGCTAAACATTGCAAAATTTATAGGAAGAAGTTCGGTATTGAGGAGGATAAGCAGACGTCCGTATGTAAAACTGCAGTCTTCTTGAAAGATACAAG CACAAATGGGACATATATCAACTGGAACAAATTGCAAAAGAAAGGCCCTGAAGCTGAAGTTCATCATGGAGATATTATTTCATTTGCGGCTCCTCCTCAGCATg AAGTTGCGTTTACATTTGTGTATCGAGAAGTTCTTGTCTTCTCTGCCAGGACAGATGGTGCAGTTCTAAAACGAAAAGCAG GGGAATTTGTTACCGAGAACAAGAGACTGAAAGGTATTGGCATTGGTGCTGCAGAGGGCCCTATATCTCTTGATGATTTTCGTAGTCTACAACGATCTAACACG GAATTGAGGAAGCAATTGGAAAATCAGGTTATTACAATAGATAAACTGCACAATGAGAATCGTGAAGTCATTGAGCGTCATGAAAAT GAAATGAAAGAGATGAAAGAATCAATTTCAAAATCTTATGCTGACCAACTTAAAGAGTTGCGTCAAATGCTGGAGGTCAAACAGAATGAAATGGCGGATGTCAATAGAATATCTGCTGAACAGAAACATGCTATTGAAGACCTTAATGAAAGGTTGAGTGCTTCTGAGCAGTCGTGTAATGAAGCAAATGAAATAATGAACAG TCAAAAAGCATCAATAGCTGAACTCAAAGAACAGCTAGATGAAGAACGCGAACAGAGAAGAGAAGAACGAGAAAATGCTGCCACAGATTTAAAAGCAGCAGTGCAGAGAGCTCTATCAGAGGCTCAGGAGGAATTGAAAAGATCATCTGATACTGCCTTGAGACGAGAAAGAGAACAACAAGAAGTGATTAACAAACTTCAG GAATCAGAGAGAGAAAGGTGTTTACTTGTGGAAACTTTAAGATCCAAATTG GAAGACATTAGGCAAAAATTAGTTATATCTGACACTAAAGTTCGCCAGCTAGAAACCCAAGTGCATGAAGTGCAACTGACATCTGAAAGTGGGAAAAAG AGGGTAGAAGAACTTGAACTTGAAACAAAAAGATTGGGGAATGAGCTTGAAAGTGAAAAG GCAGCTCGTGAGGAAGCGTGGGCTAAAGTTTCCGCCCTTGAACTTGAGATAAATTCTGCAATGCGGGATCTTAATTTTGAGAGACGAAGGTTAAAAGCTGCCAGAGAAAGAATTATGCTTCG GGAGACTCAGCTTAGAGCATTTTATTCCACAACTGAGGAGATTTCAGGGCTGTTTGCTAAGCAGCAAGAACAGTTAAAAGCTATGCAAAGGACTTTGGAAGATGAGGAAAATTATGACAATACATCTATTGATATTGATCTCAACATGCCTGTTGGGGATATAAGTGGAAATCGAGACATCGAAGCAACCAAGTACCCTACAAGTAGAACTGCTAAAGTAGGTTCAGCTACTTCGGCCCGACGTTTTGACAAAATTCAAGTCGAAACTTCAAGTGATGAAGCCAGTATAACTGAAAAGCATGACTGTGACGTAGGAAGCCAAGATGGTCATCAAAATACCGAAGAGCCTGAATTTACAAGTGCAACCAATCATGGTGTGAAGGGTGGCTTTGGTTCTGATATTGATGGTGTTGGCACTGCACCAGTAGAGGGATATGCCATTGGTActgaacaagttcctgaaacaGAAAGTCCTGGAATTAATGATGACCAAGTTATTGATTTAAACAAGAGTGGCACTCTCCATGGGGACACGATGCAACTTGATGAAGCCCAAGAAGCTGATGAACAGGGTCAAATGAATTGTCAAGAAACTTTGCCTCGCTCTCAATCTAATAGTCCCATGGAAAATCAAAAGGTTATCGAAATGGAAGATACAGAAGCTGGAGGCACAATCAGGACAGCAGATCTTTTAACTTCTGAAGTTGCTGGTAGTTGGGCTTGCAGTACTGCCCCTTCGGTCCATGGAGACAATGAATCACAGGGTCGAAACAATAATGACAACAATGATGGAGGTGGAACTGTTCTACACGATTCCAACCTTCAGGTGGCAGAGAGTCAAACTAATCCATCCCCTGAGGCCATTGCTGTTAGACGGAATCATGAGCGTCAAGCTTTGCGTGAGATGATTGGTATTGTTGCTCCCGATTTAAAGGAGCGGTTTGGTGGCAGGATGAGTGAAGATGATAATCTTAAAAAAGGCGATCAGTGTTCTGCTTCAGATTCAGATACTGAGAGTTGCACGGACAGTGATGTTAAAAGCAAGGTTGATACTAAAGGCGGATTGGTTTCGGATTCAGAGACTGAAGGTAGTGACCAAGCTGAtgagaataaaaaaaatgatgatcCAATGGATGAAGATGATGAAGCTACTCAAGAGGAGTCCCTCGGATAA
- the LOC133796865 gene encoding uncharacterized protein LOC133796865 isoform X3, whose protein sequence is MAAVVQEENSEEKSVPSPLQKPALTPKPCSTDPPNSKDFITSVASNIASQPLQNYDPHVWGVLTAISSNARKRNQGINMILTADEHCIGRLVDDTRFQIDSNAVSAKHCKIYRKKFGIEEDKQTSVCKTAVFLKDTSTNGTYINWNKLQKKGPEAEVHHGDIISFAAPPQHEVAFTFVYREVLVFSARTDGAVLKRKAGEFVTENKRLKGIGIGAAEGPISLDDFRSLQRSNTELRKQLENQVITIDKLHNENREVIERHENEMKEMKESISKSYADQLKELRQMLEVKQNEMADVNRISAEQKHAIEDLNERLSASEQSCNEANEIMNSQKASIAELKEQLDEEREQRREERENAATDLKAAVQRALSEAQEELKRSSDTALRREREQQEVINKLQESERERCLLVETLRSKLEDIRQKLVISDTKVRQLETQVHEVQLTSESGKKRVEELELETKRLGNELESEKAAREEAWAKVSALELEINSAMRDLNFERRRLKAARERIMLRETQLRAFYSTTEEISGLFAKQQEQLKAMQRTLEDEENYDNTSIDIDLNMPVGDISGNRDIEATKYPTSRTAKVGSATSARRFDKIQVETSSDEASITEKHDCDVGSQDGHQNTEEPEFTSATNHGVKGGFGSDIDGVGTAPVEGYAIGTEQVPETESPGINDDQVIDLNKSGTLHGDTMQLDEAQEADEQGQMNCQETLPRSQSNSPMENQKVIEMEDTEAGGTIRTADLLTSEVAGSWACSTAPSVHGDNESQGRNNNDNNDGGGTVLHDSNLQVAESQTNPSPEAIAVRRNHERQALREMIGIVAPDLKERFGGRMSEDDNLKKGDQCSASDSDTESCTDSDVKSKVDTKGGLVSDSETEGSDQADENKKNDDPMDEDDEATQEESLG, encoded by the exons ATGGCTGCCGTGGTTCAGGAGGAGAACTCAGAAGAGAAATCGGTCCCTTCACCTCTTCAAAAGCCCGCCTTAACTCCAAAACCTTGCTCAACTGATCCCCCAAACTCCAAGGATTTCATAACTTCTGTTGCCTCCAACATAGCATCTCAGCCTCTCCAGAACTACGATCCTCACGTATGGGGCGTCTTAACGGCCATTTCCAGCAATGCCCGCAAACGCAACCAG ggcataaatatgattttgACTGCTGATGAGCATTGCATTGGTAGACTGGTAGACGATACTCGATTTCAGATCGATTCGAATGCGGTTAGTGCTAAACATTGCAAAATTTATAGGAAGAAGTTCGGTATTGAGGAGGATAAGCAGACGTCCGTATGTAAAACTGCAGTCTTCTTGAAAGATACAAG CACAAATGGGACATATATCAACTGGAACAAATTGCAAAAGAAAGGCCCTGAAGCTGAAGTTCATCATGGAGATATTATTTCATTTGCGGCTCCTCCTCAGCATg AAGTTGCGTTTACATTTGTGTATCGAGAAGTTCTTGTCTTCTCTGCCAGGACAGATGGTGCAGTTCTAAAACGAAAAGCAG GGGAATTTGTTACCGAGAACAAGAGACTGAAAGGTATTGGCATTGGTGCTGCAGAGGGCCCTATATCTCTTGATGATTTTCGTAGTCTACAACGATCTAACACG GAATTGAGGAAGCAATTGGAAAATCAGGTTATTACAATAGATAAACTGCACAATGAGAATCGTGAAGTCATTGAGCGTCATGAAAAT GAAATGAAAGAGATGAAAGAATCAATTTCAAAATCTTATGCTGACCAACTTAAAGAGTTGCGTCAAATGCTGGAGGTCAAACAGAATGAAATGGCGGATGTCAATAGAATATCTGCTGAACAGAAACATGCTATTGAAGACCTTAATGAAAGGTTGAGTGCTTCTGAGCAGTCGTGTAATGAAGCAAATGAAATAATGAACAG TCAAAAAGCATCAATAGCTGAACTCAAAGAACAGCTAGATGAAGAACGCGAACAGAGAAGAGAAGAACGAGAAAATGCTGCCACAGATTTAAAAGCAGCAGTGCAGAGAGCTCTATCAGAGGCTCAGGAGGAATTGAAAAGATCATCTGATACTGCCTTGAGACGAGAAAGAGAACAACAAGAAGTGATTAACAAACTTCAG GAATCAGAGAGAGAAAGGTGTTTACTTGTGGAAACTTTAAGATCCAAATTG GAAGACATTAGGCAAAAATTAGTTATATCTGACACTAAAGTTCGCCAGCTAGAAACCCAAGTGCATGAAGTGCAACTGACATCTGAAAGTGGGAAAAAG AGGGTAGAAGAACTTGAACTTGAAACAAAAAGATTGGGGAATGAGCTTGAAAGTGAAAAG GCAGCTCGTGAGGAAGCGTGGGCTAAAGTTTCCGCCCTTGAACTTGAGATAAATTCTGCAATGCGGGATCTTAATTTTGAGAGACGAAGGTTAAAAGCTGCCAGAGAAAGAATTATGCTTCG GGAGACTCAGCTTAGAGCATTTTATTCCACAACTGAGGAGATTTCAGGGCTGTTTGCTAAGCAGCAAGAACAGTTAAAAGCTATGCAAAGGACTTTGGAAGATGAGGAAAATTATGACAATACATCTATTGATATTGATCTCAACATGCCTGTTGGGGATATAAGTGGAAATCGAGACATCGAAGCAACCAAGTACCCTACAAGTAGAACTGCTAAAGTAGGTTCAGCTACTTCGGCCCGACGTTTTGACAAAATTCAAGTCGAAACTTCAAGTGATGAAGCCAGTATAACTGAAAAGCATGACTGTGACGTAGGAAGCCAAGATGGTCATCAAAATACCGAAGAGCCTGAATTTACAAGTGCAACCAATCATGGTGTGAAGGGTGGCTTTGGTTCTGATATTGATGGTGTTGGCACTGCACCAGTAGAGGGATATGCCATTGGTActgaacaagttcctgaaacaGAAAGTCCTGGAATTAATGATGACCAAGTTATTGATTTAAACAAGAGTGGCACTCTCCATGGGGACACGATGCAACTTGATGAAGCCCAAGAAGCTGATGAACAGGGTCAAATGAATTGTCAAGAAACTTTGCCTCGCTCTCAATCTAATAGTCCCATGGAAAATCAAAAGGTTATCGAAATGGAAGATACAGAAGCTGGAGGCACAATCAGGACAGCAGATCTTTTAACTTCTGAAGTTGCTGGTAGTTGGGCTTGCAGTACTGCCCCTTCGGTCCATGGAGACAATGAATCACAGGGTCGAAACAATAATGACAACAATGATGGAGGTGGAACTGTTCTACACGATTCCAACCTTCAGGTGGCAGAGAGTCAAACTAATCCATCCCCTGAGGCCATTGCTGTTAGACGGAATCATGAGCGTCAAGCTTTGCGTGAGATGATTGGTATTGTTGCTCCCGATTTAAAGGAGCGGTTTGGTGGCAGGATGAGTGAAGATGATAATCTTAAAAAAGGCGATCAGTGTTCTGCTTCAGATTCAGATACTGAGAGTTGCACGGACAGTGATGTTAAAAGCAAGGTTGATACTAAAGGCGGATTGGTTTCGGATTCAGAGACTGAAGGTAGTGACCAAGCTGAtgagaataaaaaaaatgatgatcCAATGGATGAAGATGATGAAGCTACTCAAGAGGAGTCCCTCGGATAA
- the LOC133796865 gene encoding uncharacterized protein LOC133796865 isoform X1 — protein MAAVVQEENSEEKSVPSPLQKPALTPKPCSTDPPNSKDFITSVASNIASQPLQNYDPHVWGVLTAISSNARKRNQQGINMILTADEHCIGRLVDDTRFQIDSNAVSAKHCKIYRKKFGIEEDKQTSVCKTAVFLKDTSTNGTYINWNKLQKKGPEAEVHHGDIISFAAPPQHEVAFTFVYREVLVFSARTDGAVLKRKAGEFVTENKRLKGIGIGAAEGPISLDDFRSLQRSNTELRKQLENQVITIDKLHNENREVIERHENEMKEMKESISKSYADQLKELRQMLEVKQNEMADVNRISAEQKHAIEDLNERLSASEQSCNEANEIMNSQKASIAELKEQLDEEREQRREERENAATDLKAAVQRALSEAQEELKRSSDTALRREREQQEVINKLQESERERCLLVETLRSKLEDIRQKLVISDTKVRQLETQVHEVQLTSESGKKRVEELELETKRLGNELESEKQAAREEAWAKVSALELEINSAMRDLNFERRRLKAARERIMLRETQLRAFYSTTEEISGLFAKQQEQLKAMQRTLEDEENYDNTSIDIDLNMPVGDISGNRDIEATKYPTSRTAKVGSATSARRFDKIQVETSSDEASITEKHDCDVGSQDGHQNTEEPEFTSATNHGVKGGFGSDIDGVGTAPVEGYAIGTEQVPETESPGINDDQVIDLNKSGTLHGDTMQLDEAQEADEQGQMNCQETLPRSQSNSPMENQKVIEMEDTEAGGTIRTADLLTSEVAGSWACSTAPSVHGDNESQGRNNNDNNDGGGTVLHDSNLQVAESQTNPSPEAIAVRRNHERQALREMIGIVAPDLKERFGGRMSEDDNLKKGDQCSASDSDTESCTDSDVKSKVDTKGGLVSDSETEGSDQADENKKNDDPMDEDDEATQEESLG, from the exons ATGGCTGCCGTGGTTCAGGAGGAGAACTCAGAAGAGAAATCGGTCCCTTCACCTCTTCAAAAGCCCGCCTTAACTCCAAAACCTTGCTCAACTGATCCCCCAAACTCCAAGGATTTCATAACTTCTGTTGCCTCCAACATAGCATCTCAGCCTCTCCAGAACTACGATCCTCACGTATGGGGCGTCTTAACGGCCATTTCCAGCAATGCCCGCAAACGCAACCAG cagggcataaatatgattttgACTGCTGATGAGCATTGCATTGGTAGACTGGTAGACGATACTCGATTTCAGATCGATTCGAATGCGGTTAGTGCTAAACATTGCAAAATTTATAGGAAGAAGTTCGGTATTGAGGAGGATAAGCAGACGTCCGTATGTAAAACTGCAGTCTTCTTGAAAGATACAAG CACAAATGGGACATATATCAACTGGAACAAATTGCAAAAGAAAGGCCCTGAAGCTGAAGTTCATCATGGAGATATTATTTCATTTGCGGCTCCTCCTCAGCATg AAGTTGCGTTTACATTTGTGTATCGAGAAGTTCTTGTCTTCTCTGCCAGGACAGATGGTGCAGTTCTAAAACGAAAAGCAG GGGAATTTGTTACCGAGAACAAGAGACTGAAAGGTATTGGCATTGGTGCTGCAGAGGGCCCTATATCTCTTGATGATTTTCGTAGTCTACAACGATCTAACACG GAATTGAGGAAGCAATTGGAAAATCAGGTTATTACAATAGATAAACTGCACAATGAGAATCGTGAAGTCATTGAGCGTCATGAAAAT GAAATGAAAGAGATGAAAGAATCAATTTCAAAATCTTATGCTGACCAACTTAAAGAGTTGCGTCAAATGCTGGAGGTCAAACAGAATGAAATGGCGGATGTCAATAGAATATCTGCTGAACAGAAACATGCTATTGAAGACCTTAATGAAAGGTTGAGTGCTTCTGAGCAGTCGTGTAATGAAGCAAATGAAATAATGAACAG TCAAAAAGCATCAATAGCTGAACTCAAAGAACAGCTAGATGAAGAACGCGAACAGAGAAGAGAAGAACGAGAAAATGCTGCCACAGATTTAAAAGCAGCAGTGCAGAGAGCTCTATCAGAGGCTCAGGAGGAATTGAAAAGATCATCTGATACTGCCTTGAGACGAGAAAGAGAACAACAAGAAGTGATTAACAAACTTCAG GAATCAGAGAGAGAAAGGTGTTTACTTGTGGAAACTTTAAGATCCAAATTG GAAGACATTAGGCAAAAATTAGTTATATCTGACACTAAAGTTCGCCAGCTAGAAACCCAAGTGCATGAAGTGCAACTGACATCTGAAAGTGGGAAAAAG AGGGTAGAAGAACTTGAACTTGAAACAAAAAGATTGGGGAATGAGCTTGAAAGTGAAAAG CAGGCAGCTCGTGAGGAAGCGTGGGCTAAAGTTTCCGCCCTTGAACTTGAGATAAATTCTGCAATGCGGGATCTTAATTTTGAGAGACGAAGGTTAAAAGCTGCCAGAGAAAGAATTATGCTTCG GGAGACTCAGCTTAGAGCATTTTATTCCACAACTGAGGAGATTTCAGGGCTGTTTGCTAAGCAGCAAGAACAGTTAAAAGCTATGCAAAGGACTTTGGAAGATGAGGAAAATTATGACAATACATCTATTGATATTGATCTCAACATGCCTGTTGGGGATATAAGTGGAAATCGAGACATCGAAGCAACCAAGTACCCTACAAGTAGAACTGCTAAAGTAGGTTCAGCTACTTCGGCCCGACGTTTTGACAAAATTCAAGTCGAAACTTCAAGTGATGAAGCCAGTATAACTGAAAAGCATGACTGTGACGTAGGAAGCCAAGATGGTCATCAAAATACCGAAGAGCCTGAATTTACAAGTGCAACCAATCATGGTGTGAAGGGTGGCTTTGGTTCTGATATTGATGGTGTTGGCACTGCACCAGTAGAGGGATATGCCATTGGTActgaacaagttcctgaaacaGAAAGTCCTGGAATTAATGATGACCAAGTTATTGATTTAAACAAGAGTGGCACTCTCCATGGGGACACGATGCAACTTGATGAAGCCCAAGAAGCTGATGAACAGGGTCAAATGAATTGTCAAGAAACTTTGCCTCGCTCTCAATCTAATAGTCCCATGGAAAATCAAAAGGTTATCGAAATGGAAGATACAGAAGCTGGAGGCACAATCAGGACAGCAGATCTTTTAACTTCTGAAGTTGCTGGTAGTTGGGCTTGCAGTACTGCCCCTTCGGTCCATGGAGACAATGAATCACAGGGTCGAAACAATAATGACAACAATGATGGAGGTGGAACTGTTCTACACGATTCCAACCTTCAGGTGGCAGAGAGTCAAACTAATCCATCCCCTGAGGCCATTGCTGTTAGACGGAATCATGAGCGTCAAGCTTTGCGTGAGATGATTGGTATTGTTGCTCCCGATTTAAAGGAGCGGTTTGGTGGCAGGATGAGTGAAGATGATAATCTTAAAAAAGGCGATCAGTGTTCTGCTTCAGATTCAGATACTGAGAGTTGCACGGACAGTGATGTTAAAAGCAAGGTTGATACTAAAGGCGGATTGGTTTCGGATTCAGAGACTGAAGGTAGTGACCAAGCTGAtgagaataaaaaaaatgatgatcCAATGGATGAAGATGATGAAGCTACTCAAGAGGAGTCCCTCGGATAA